The following proteins are encoded in a genomic region of Drosophila willistoni isolate 14030-0811.24 chromosome 3R, UCI_dwil_1.1, whole genome shotgun sequence:
- the LOC6650954 gene encoding uncharacterized protein LOC6650954 isoform X1, with protein sequence MEPRLNQRRRSAHSRSPYRSVYRLGLLGLALLLAQSFNCVLCGEKLALLSATLRTYQKASCDTDQVVIACPRGTSISIEFAQYNKFVAKDGYSIEELCPVSGAPTPEIRGKPKILLRGSIFGSTSQKVPANRYVNGGYGYGFAMGVPPEVATSTSTSASATNSDTAATSSTSETQNSELNGDNSPENCMWPNALQYSLLQTVVEACQKKKHCKFHGSPQFYGLGASGVGDSSGTSSYHSSTASSNAISNDPCPKRRKIVEVAYKCRPYEFRSKVACTNDVAQLECNPYSRIAVYSASFGRTEYESIQCPQPQGVREETCLASYATETVMQICHGRRRCNLAADANTFGSPCQPNSRMYLKVVYTCVPKQVLKESNESEVEPDESDDFEGDINDLYDDELIYKESEAIPKLYSNTTATGRRNATGGNNTSSGTSTNPSGNRTMTNGSADTDVNGSGVNPVMTHSADLSLEDDQERLYLYLLIIGSLGVLCSIVIVATKLVLQKRRSLSSDTHSNSSTKCGGGGGIGDETTIPSGFNDTISEIDADIDLTTPLPVPSVSKNENYVNYVTPGGGMYASLAPSQMTPAGGGPGPATSLIANPLIVGARQSPDVIGISSGTFVATSSPGGVNQGTVAGILTPAIVIGSNATGAGLPGSSAISTMVPITSLAQYTTAPTIRGGYIINAESMSVLQRPNNTPTPPSSLAGGSPAHPPAQQMASPLAMQPLSHVPLPGTSTLRRTKQPMLQQQLSYDGTAPRTLSTGVAVGSQYYYG encoded by the exons ATGGAGCCACGCCTCAACCAGAGAAGGAGGTCCGCTCATTCTCGGTCCCCCTACCGTTCGGTCTATCGACTAGGACTTCTTGGACTGGCGCTGCTGTTGGCGCAGTCTTTCAACTGTGTTCTTTGCGGCGAGAAATTGG CTCTCCTATCGGCTACGTTGCGCACATATCAAAAGGCATCCTGCGATACGGATCAGGTAGTCATTGCCTGTCCACGTGGCACAAGCATCTCAATTGAATTTGCCCAGTACAACAAGTTCGTGGCGAAAG ATGGCTACAGTATCGAGGAATTGTGTCCCGTTTCTGGTGCCCCTACACCGGAGATACGGGGCAAGCCGAAGATTCTATTGCGTGGCTCCATATTCGGTTCAACGTCACAGAAAGTTCCGGCCAATCGATACGTAAATGGTGGCTACGGATATGGCTTTGCCATGGGAGTGCCTCCCGAAGTGGCAACAAGCACAAGTACTAGTGCAAGTGCAACTAACTCTgacacagcagcaacaagttCCACATCAGAGACTCAGAACTCTGAATTAAATGGTGACAATTCACCTGAAAATTGCATGTGGCCAAATGCCTTACag TATTCGCTACTACAGACGGTTGTTGAAGCTTGCCAGAAGAAGAAGCATTGCAAATTTCACGGCTCTCCTCAATTTTATGGACTGGGTGCCAGCGGAGTGGGCGACTCATCCGGCACCAGCAGCTATCACAGCAGCACCGCCAGCTCAAATGCAATCAGCAACGACCCCTGCCCCAAACGTAGGAAAATCGTCGAAGTTGCCTACAAGTGCCGTCCAT ATGAGTTTCGAAGTAAAGTGGCATGCACGAACGACGTCGCCCAACTGGAGTGCAATCCATATTCGCGAATTGCGGTCTACAGTGCCAGTTTCGGACGTACAGAGTACGAGAGTATTCAGTGCCCTCAACCTCAAGGCGTTCGCGAAGAAA CATGCCTGGCCTCATATGCCACCGAGACCGTCATGCAAATCTGCCACGGCCGAAGACGCTGCAACTTGGCAGCTGACGCAAATACCTTTGGCTCCCCATGCCAGCCAAACTCGCGAATGTATTTGAAGGTTGTTTACACATGCG TACCCAAGCAAGTCCTGAAGGAAAGCAACGAATCTGAGGTGGAGCCCGACGAATCGGACGACTTCGAAGGCGACATAAACGACCTGTACGATGATGAGTTGATCTACAAGGAGTCTGAGGCGATACCAAAACTGTATAGTAACACCACAGCAACGGGTCGTCGTAATGCGACAGGCGGCAATAATACTAGTTCGGGTACCAGCACCAATCCATCGGGCAATCGCACCATGACAAACGGCTCAGCAGACACAGATGTGAATGGCAGTGGCGTCAATCCTGTAATGACGCACAGCGCAGACTTAAGTCTGGAGG ATGACCAAGAGCGGCTCTATTTGTATCTGCTAATCATCGGTTCGCTGGGAGTCCTCTGCTCCATTGTTATTGTGGCCACAAAACTGGTACTGCAGAAACGACGCAGTCTCAGCAGTGATACGCACTCAAACTCCTCCACGAAATGTGGTGGAGGCGGTGGCATTGGCGACGAGACAACAATACCCAGTGGGTTCAATGATACAATCTCTGAAATAGATGCCGATATCGATTTGACCACTCCGCTGCCAGTGCCGAGTGTCTCCAAAAATGAG AATTACGTAAACTATGTGACGCCAGGAGGTGGCATGTATGCCAGTCTAGCACCCAGCCAAATGACACCTGCTGGTGGTGGACCTGGCCCTGCAACTAGTTTAATTGCCAATCCTCTAATAGTGGGAGCGCGACAATCACCAGATGTAATCGGCATCTCGTCGGGAACCTTTGTGGCAACAAGTAGTCCTGGTGGTGTAAATCAGGGTACAGTTGCTGGTATCCTAACACCGGCCATTGTGATCGGTAGCAATGCAACCGGAGCAGGTCTACCTGGAAGCAGCGCAATAA GCACTATGGTACCTATAACTTCACTGGCCCAATACACAACGGCGCCCACAATTCGCGGCGGTTACATTATTAACGCCGAGAGCATGAGCGTTCTACAAAGACCAAATAACACGCCAACGCCACCTTCCTCTTTGGCAGGCGGCTCACCAGCACATCCTCCTGCCCAGCAAATGGCATCACCATTGGCTATGCAACCATTAAGCCATGTACCTCTGCCAGGCACCTCAACACTGCGGCGGACCAAACAGCCGATGCTTCAGCAACAGCTATCCTATGACGGCACTGCTCCACGCACCTTATCAACCGGTGTGGCTGTTGGGTCACAATACTACTACGGATGA
- the LOC6650954 gene encoding uncharacterized protein LOC6650954 isoform X2 codes for MDYSQAKSLILSLLCVLSAANGEVIFRIDPLALLSATLRTYQKASCDTDQVVIACPRGTSISIEFAQYNKFVAKDGYSIEELCPVSGAPTPEIRGKPKILLRGSIFGSTSQKVPANRYVNGGYGYGFAMGVPPEVATSTSTSASATNSDTAATSSTSETQNSELNGDNSPENCMWPNALQYSLLQTVVEACQKKKHCKFHGSPQFYGLGASGVGDSSGTSSYHSSTASSNAISNDPCPKRRKIVEVAYKCRPYEFRSKVACTNDVAQLECNPYSRIAVYSASFGRTEYESIQCPQPQGVREETCLASYATETVMQICHGRRRCNLAADANTFGSPCQPNSRMYLKVVYTCVPKQVLKESNESEVEPDESDDFEGDINDLYDDELIYKESEAIPKLYSNTTATGRRNATGGNNTSSGTSTNPSGNRTMTNGSADTDVNGSGVNPVMTHSADLSLEDDQERLYLYLLIIGSLGVLCSIVIVATKLVLQKRRSLSSDTHSNSSTKCGGGGGIGDETTIPSGFNDTISEIDADIDLTTPLPVPSVSKNENYVNYVTPGGGMYASLAPSQMTPAGGGPGPATSLIANPLIVGARQSPDVIGISSGTFVATSSPGGVNQGTVAGILTPAIVIGSNATGAGLPGSSAISTMVPITSLAQYTTAPTIRGGYIINAESMSVLQRPNNTPTPPSSLAGGSPAHPPAQQMASPLAMQPLSHVPLPGTSTLRRTKQPMLQQQLSYDGTAPRTLSTGVAVGSQYYYG; via the exons ATGGATTATTCACAGGCCAAGAGTTTGATTTTATCGCTTCTTTGCGTGCTCAGTGCAGCGAATGGGGAAGTCATCTTTCGAATTGATCCATTGG CTCTCCTATCGGCTACGTTGCGCACATATCAAAAGGCATCCTGCGATACGGATCAGGTAGTCATTGCCTGTCCACGTGGCACAAGCATCTCAATTGAATTTGCCCAGTACAACAAGTTCGTGGCGAAAG ATGGCTACAGTATCGAGGAATTGTGTCCCGTTTCTGGTGCCCCTACACCGGAGATACGGGGCAAGCCGAAGATTCTATTGCGTGGCTCCATATTCGGTTCAACGTCACAGAAAGTTCCGGCCAATCGATACGTAAATGGTGGCTACGGATATGGCTTTGCCATGGGAGTGCCTCCCGAAGTGGCAACAAGCACAAGTACTAGTGCAAGTGCAACTAACTCTgacacagcagcaacaagttCCACATCAGAGACTCAGAACTCTGAATTAAATGGTGACAATTCACCTGAAAATTGCATGTGGCCAAATGCCTTACag TATTCGCTACTACAGACGGTTGTTGAAGCTTGCCAGAAGAAGAAGCATTGCAAATTTCACGGCTCTCCTCAATTTTATGGACTGGGTGCCAGCGGAGTGGGCGACTCATCCGGCACCAGCAGCTATCACAGCAGCACCGCCAGCTCAAATGCAATCAGCAACGACCCCTGCCCCAAACGTAGGAAAATCGTCGAAGTTGCCTACAAGTGCCGTCCAT ATGAGTTTCGAAGTAAAGTGGCATGCACGAACGACGTCGCCCAACTGGAGTGCAATCCATATTCGCGAATTGCGGTCTACAGTGCCAGTTTCGGACGTACAGAGTACGAGAGTATTCAGTGCCCTCAACCTCAAGGCGTTCGCGAAGAAA CATGCCTGGCCTCATATGCCACCGAGACCGTCATGCAAATCTGCCACGGCCGAAGACGCTGCAACTTGGCAGCTGACGCAAATACCTTTGGCTCCCCATGCCAGCCAAACTCGCGAATGTATTTGAAGGTTGTTTACACATGCG TACCCAAGCAAGTCCTGAAGGAAAGCAACGAATCTGAGGTGGAGCCCGACGAATCGGACGACTTCGAAGGCGACATAAACGACCTGTACGATGATGAGTTGATCTACAAGGAGTCTGAGGCGATACCAAAACTGTATAGTAACACCACAGCAACGGGTCGTCGTAATGCGACAGGCGGCAATAATACTAGTTCGGGTACCAGCACCAATCCATCGGGCAATCGCACCATGACAAACGGCTCAGCAGACACAGATGTGAATGGCAGTGGCGTCAATCCTGTAATGACGCACAGCGCAGACTTAAGTCTGGAGG ATGACCAAGAGCGGCTCTATTTGTATCTGCTAATCATCGGTTCGCTGGGAGTCCTCTGCTCCATTGTTATTGTGGCCACAAAACTGGTACTGCAGAAACGACGCAGTCTCAGCAGTGATACGCACTCAAACTCCTCCACGAAATGTGGTGGAGGCGGTGGCATTGGCGACGAGACAACAATACCCAGTGGGTTCAATGATACAATCTCTGAAATAGATGCCGATATCGATTTGACCACTCCGCTGCCAGTGCCGAGTGTCTCCAAAAATGAG AATTACGTAAACTATGTGACGCCAGGAGGTGGCATGTATGCCAGTCTAGCACCCAGCCAAATGACACCTGCTGGTGGTGGACCTGGCCCTGCAACTAGTTTAATTGCCAATCCTCTAATAGTGGGAGCGCGACAATCACCAGATGTAATCGGCATCTCGTCGGGAACCTTTGTGGCAACAAGTAGTCCTGGTGGTGTAAATCAGGGTACAGTTGCTGGTATCCTAACACCGGCCATTGTGATCGGTAGCAATGCAACCGGAGCAGGTCTACCTGGAAGCAGCGCAATAA GCACTATGGTACCTATAACTTCACTGGCCCAATACACAACGGCGCCCACAATTCGCGGCGGTTACATTATTAACGCCGAGAGCATGAGCGTTCTACAAAGACCAAATAACACGCCAACGCCACCTTCCTCTTTGGCAGGCGGCTCACCAGCACATCCTCCTGCCCAGCAAATGGCATCACCATTGGCTATGCAACCATTAAGCCATGTACCTCTGCCAGGCACCTCAACACTGCGGCGGACCAAACAGCCGATGCTTCAGCAACAGCTATCCTATGACGGCACTGCTCCACGCACCTTATCAACCGGTGTGGCTGTTGGGTCACAATACTACTACGGATGA
- the LOC6650954 gene encoding uncharacterized protein LOC6650954 isoform X3, whose translation MEPRLNQRRRSAHSRSPYRSVYRLGLLGLALLLAQSFNCVLCGEKLALLSATLRTYQKASCDTDQVVIACPRGTSISIEFAQYNKFVAKDGYSIEELCPVSGAPTPEIRGKPKILLRGSIFGSTSQKVPANRYVNGGYGYGFAMGVPPEVATSTSTSASATNSDTAATSSTSETQNSELNGDNSPENCMWPNALQYSLLQTVVEACQKKKHCKFHGSPQFYGLGASGVGDSSGTSSYHSSTASSNAISNDPCPKRRKIVEVAYKCRPYEFRSKVACTNDVAQLECNPYSRIAVYSASFGRTEYESIQCPQPQGVREETCLASYATETVMQICHGRRRCNLAADANTFGSPCQPNSRMYLKVVYTCVPKQVLKESNESEVEPDESDDFEGDINDLYDDELIYKESEAIPKLYSNTTATGRRNATGGNNTSSGTSTNPSGNRTMTNGSADTDVNGSGVNPVMTHSADLSLEDDQERLYLYLLIIGSLGVLCSIVIVATKLVLQKRRSLSSDTHSNSSTKCGGGGGIGDETTIPSGFNDTISEIDADIDLTTPLPVPSVSKNENYVNYVTPGGGMYASLAPSQMTPAGGGPGPATSLIANPLIVGARQSPDVIGISSGTFVATSSPGGVNQGTVAGILTPAIVIGSNATGAGLPGSSAISGSPAHPPAQQMASPLAMQPLSHVPLPGTSTLRRTKQPMLQQQLSYDGTAPRTLSTGVAVGSQYYYG comes from the exons ATGGAGCCACGCCTCAACCAGAGAAGGAGGTCCGCTCATTCTCGGTCCCCCTACCGTTCGGTCTATCGACTAGGACTTCTTGGACTGGCGCTGCTGTTGGCGCAGTCTTTCAACTGTGTTCTTTGCGGCGAGAAATTGG CTCTCCTATCGGCTACGTTGCGCACATATCAAAAGGCATCCTGCGATACGGATCAGGTAGTCATTGCCTGTCCACGTGGCACAAGCATCTCAATTGAATTTGCCCAGTACAACAAGTTCGTGGCGAAAG ATGGCTACAGTATCGAGGAATTGTGTCCCGTTTCTGGTGCCCCTACACCGGAGATACGGGGCAAGCCGAAGATTCTATTGCGTGGCTCCATATTCGGTTCAACGTCACAGAAAGTTCCGGCCAATCGATACGTAAATGGTGGCTACGGATATGGCTTTGCCATGGGAGTGCCTCCCGAAGTGGCAACAAGCACAAGTACTAGTGCAAGTGCAACTAACTCTgacacagcagcaacaagttCCACATCAGAGACTCAGAACTCTGAATTAAATGGTGACAATTCACCTGAAAATTGCATGTGGCCAAATGCCTTACag TATTCGCTACTACAGACGGTTGTTGAAGCTTGCCAGAAGAAGAAGCATTGCAAATTTCACGGCTCTCCTCAATTTTATGGACTGGGTGCCAGCGGAGTGGGCGACTCATCCGGCACCAGCAGCTATCACAGCAGCACCGCCAGCTCAAATGCAATCAGCAACGACCCCTGCCCCAAACGTAGGAAAATCGTCGAAGTTGCCTACAAGTGCCGTCCAT ATGAGTTTCGAAGTAAAGTGGCATGCACGAACGACGTCGCCCAACTGGAGTGCAATCCATATTCGCGAATTGCGGTCTACAGTGCCAGTTTCGGACGTACAGAGTACGAGAGTATTCAGTGCCCTCAACCTCAAGGCGTTCGCGAAGAAA CATGCCTGGCCTCATATGCCACCGAGACCGTCATGCAAATCTGCCACGGCCGAAGACGCTGCAACTTGGCAGCTGACGCAAATACCTTTGGCTCCCCATGCCAGCCAAACTCGCGAATGTATTTGAAGGTTGTTTACACATGCG TACCCAAGCAAGTCCTGAAGGAAAGCAACGAATCTGAGGTGGAGCCCGACGAATCGGACGACTTCGAAGGCGACATAAACGACCTGTACGATGATGAGTTGATCTACAAGGAGTCTGAGGCGATACCAAAACTGTATAGTAACACCACAGCAACGGGTCGTCGTAATGCGACAGGCGGCAATAATACTAGTTCGGGTACCAGCACCAATCCATCGGGCAATCGCACCATGACAAACGGCTCAGCAGACACAGATGTGAATGGCAGTGGCGTCAATCCTGTAATGACGCACAGCGCAGACTTAAGTCTGGAGG ATGACCAAGAGCGGCTCTATTTGTATCTGCTAATCATCGGTTCGCTGGGAGTCCTCTGCTCCATTGTTATTGTGGCCACAAAACTGGTACTGCAGAAACGACGCAGTCTCAGCAGTGATACGCACTCAAACTCCTCCACGAAATGTGGTGGAGGCGGTGGCATTGGCGACGAGACAACAATACCCAGTGGGTTCAATGATACAATCTCTGAAATAGATGCCGATATCGATTTGACCACTCCGCTGCCAGTGCCGAGTGTCTCCAAAAATGAG AATTACGTAAACTATGTGACGCCAGGAGGTGGCATGTATGCCAGTCTAGCACCCAGCCAAATGACACCTGCTGGTGGTGGACCTGGCCCTGCAACTAGTTTAATTGCCAATCCTCTAATAGTGGGAGCGCGACAATCACCAGATGTAATCGGCATCTCGTCGGGAACCTTTGTGGCAACAAGTAGTCCTGGTGGTGTAAATCAGGGTACAGTTGCTGGTATCCTAACACCGGCCATTGTGATCGGTAGCAATGCAACCGGAGCAGGTCTACCTGGAAGCAGCGCAATAA GCGGCTCACCAGCACATCCTCCTGCCCAGCAAATGGCATCACCATTGGCTATGCAACCATTAAGCCATGTACCTCTGCCAGGCACCTCAACACTGCGGCGGACCAAACAGCCGATGCTTCAGCAACAGCTATCCTATGACGGCACTGCTCCACGCACCTTATCAACCGGTGTGGCTGTTGGGTCACAATACTACTACGGATGA